The sequence GAAGCCTGATCACCCCCAGATCGTGTGTGATTAGTACCATCGCAGCCTCTGTGTTTCTCCTGATATCCTTTATCAGGTCCAGGATCCGTGCCTGCACCGAAACATCAAGTCCTGTGGTAAGTTCATCCAGCAGCAGTACATCTGGATCATTTGCCAGTGCCTTTGCGATCTGGACCCGCTGCTGCATGCCGCCGCTGAAATTACGCGGCATATCATCCATACGTGTGAGCGGAATCTCGGTGCGCTCAAGCAGTTCACCTGCACGTTCCCGGATGCGTCCTACACTGCGCCAGTTAGCGGCGAGTAATTTCTCTGCGATATTGCCGCCAGAGGTGATATCGAATTTCAGACCCAGTTGCGGGTTCTGGTAGACCATACCTGTGTGCAGGTTCCTGATTGTCTGCTTTTTTTGGGAACTTATCTGGAAGATATTCTCATCACCGAAGCAGCGCAGGTCTGCTTTTTTTGGGAACTTATCTGGAAGATATTCTCATCACCGAAGCAGCGCAGGTATGCCTCCCCGCAGGTCGGCTCCATATCAAAGTACAGGCAGCGGACGATCGTGCTCTTGCCCGAGCCGCTCTCGCCAACAATTCCCAATATCT is a genomic window of ANME-2 cluster archaeon containing:
- a CDS encoding ATP-binding cassette domain-containing protein: ILGIVGESGSGKSTIVRCLYFDMEPTCGEAYLRCFGDENIFQISSQKKQTCAASVMRISSR
- a CDS encoding ATP-binding cassette domain-containing protein, coding for MFQISSQKKQTIRNLHTGMVYQNPQLGLKFDITSGGNIAEKLLAANWRSVGRIRERAGELLERTEIPLTRMDDMPRNFSGGMQQRVQIAKALANDPDVLLLDELTTGLDVSVQARILDLIKDIRRNTEAAMVLITHDLGVIRLLAERTIVLKNGRIVEAGLTDQILEDPQHEYTQLLVNSVL